One Curtobacterium sp. BH-2-1-1 genomic region harbors:
- a CDS encoding acetate/propionate family kinase: MTAALVVNSGSSSFKYQLIELEGERTLASGLVERIGESTGAWKHTNALTGESSSNDSTPVADHAAGFQAMIDAFAKVGPSFDEHPPAVVGHRVVHGGTTFDRATVVTDEVEQQIEALNSLAPLHNPANLEGIRAAKQVFSDVPQVAVFDTAFHQTMPPHAYTYAIPADLAAKYAIRRYGMHGTSHKYVSEQAAEFLGRPLAELKTIVLHLGNGASAAAIDGGRSIETSMGLTPLEGLVMGTRSGDLDPAVLIHLHREAGLSFDELDTMLNKESGLLGLTGNGDMRDVQDAALHGDEVAEAALAVYRHRIRRYVGAYTAQLGGLDAVVFTAGVGENNALLRRRVLAGLEHLGIEIDADRNELASREARRISTDTSRVAVLVIPTNEELEIARQSAAVAL, translated from the coding sequence GTGACCGCAGCCCTCGTCGTGAACTCCGGATCGAGTTCGTTCAAGTACCAGCTCATCGAGCTCGAGGGGGAGCGCACGCTCGCCTCCGGGCTCGTCGAACGCATCGGCGAGTCGACGGGTGCGTGGAAGCACACCAACGCGCTCACGGGGGAGTCCTCGTCGAACGACTCGACCCCGGTGGCCGACCACGCGGCCGGCTTCCAGGCCATGATCGACGCCTTCGCGAAGGTCGGGCCGTCCTTCGACGAGCACCCGCCCGCCGTGGTCGGCCACCGCGTCGTGCACGGCGGCACCACCTTCGACCGGGCCACCGTGGTGACGGACGAGGTCGAGCAGCAGATCGAGGCGCTGAACAGCCTCGCGCCGCTGCACAACCCGGCGAACCTCGAGGGCATCCGCGCGGCGAAGCAGGTCTTCTCGGACGTGCCGCAGGTCGCCGTGTTCGACACCGCGTTCCACCAGACGATGCCGCCGCACGCCTACACGTACGCGATCCCGGCCGACCTCGCCGCGAAGTACGCGATCCGCCGCTACGGCATGCACGGGACGAGCCACAAGTACGTGTCCGAGCAGGCGGCAGAGTTCCTCGGCCGTCCGCTCGCTGAGCTCAAGACGATCGTGCTGCACCTCGGCAACGGGGCGTCCGCCGCGGCGATCGACGGTGGACGCTCGATCGAGACCTCGATGGGCCTCACCCCGCTCGAGGGTCTCGTGATGGGCACCCGCTCCGGAGACCTCGACCCCGCGGTCCTCATCCACCTCCACCGCGAGGCCGGGCTCTCCTTCGACGAGCTCGACACCATGCTCAACAAGGAGTCCGGGCTGCTCGGCCTGACCGGCAACGGGGACATGCGCGACGTGCAGGACGCGGCGCTGCACGGCGACGAGGTGGCCGAGGCGGCGCTCGCCGTCTACCGCCACCGCATCCGTCGGTACGTCGGCGCCTACACGGCGCAGCTCGGCGGGCTGGACGCGGTGGTCTTCACCGCGGGGGTCGGCGAGAACAACGCGCTGCTGCGCCGGCGCGTGCTCGCCGGGCTCGAGCACCTGGGCATCGAGATCGATGCGGACCGCAACGAGTTGGCATCTCGGGAGGCGCGGCGCATCTCCACGGACACGTCGCGCGTCGCGGTGCTCGTGATCCCGACGAACGAGGAACTGGAGATCGCCCGGCAGTCGGCTGCGGTCGCGCTCTGA